From the Lathyrus oleraceus cultivar Zhongwan6 chromosome 4, CAAS_Psat_ZW6_1.0, whole genome shotgun sequence genome, one window contains:
- the LOC127136627 gene encoding uncharacterized protein LOC127136627, with amino-acid sequence MSQQSNSSPSKNMHCSPSIEPSNPNREDHIADSVNTPHARRPKETVSGFSSAIALEEQTKEGSRYVHNAIATMVTGILSGNLEVPGVSIPLNTIEPDSVADQENTESLGKNISDDVEQTDAHKESNADKPLDNVAGEEVHVTYDFSENPNCEAETIDLEEFSDNEMLSFVLPSIAKRVRTRREKKTVAQRSPRKKINVPTSSKTTVAVESSLKRKVHGPTKSWSKVVPKKNKTKFVVVESDSDVPCNVSDILSKKNPTTSKLAASVPEVPIDNISFHFASSVNRWKYVYQKRLALERELAQNVLDCKDIMDLIQEDGLMKTVTQFSKCYEMLVKEFIVNLSEECVDGKSKEFRKVYVRGKCVNFSPSVINKYLGRSDEAQPELEVSKWPLKGKLVASKLSVKYAMLHKIGVANWVPTNHKSTVDVMLGKFIYAVGTKAKFDYGSYIFYQTLKHAGSFSVKGPIAFPSLICGIVLNQFPNILTENDFVKKRDSPMSFNHKLFLGTHVPDIVMTSGETSRVSNQPGKTAVIAMLKQTCRELEARKLNLEKLISSLEMNEGDVLADGGEFGEVAAIAEEAERQGEEGEADASPDDGTNGDADSEPDD; translated from the exons ATGTCTCAACAATCCAACTCTTCTCCTTCCAAGAACATGCATTGTTCTCCTAGCATTGAACCAAGCAACCCTAACAGAGAAGATCATATTGCTGACTCTGTGAATACCCcacatgcaagaagacctaaagaaactgTATCAGGCTTCTCCTCAGCCATCGCTCTTGAGGAACAAACCAAAGAAGGTTCCAGGTATGTTCACAATGCCATTGCCACTATGGTGACTGGAATACTGTCTGGAAATCTTGAGGTCCCTGGGGTTTCCATTCCACTAAACACTATTGAACCTGATAGTGTTGCTGATCAAGAAAATACTGAGTCTTTAGGAAAGAATATCTCTGATGATGTTGAGCAAACTGATGCCCATAAGGAGTCAAATGCTGACAAACCCTTAGATAATGTGGCTGGTGAGGAAGTTCATGTCACTTATGATTTCAGTGAAAACCCTAACTGTGAGGCTGAAACAATAGACCTGGAGGAATTTTCTGATAATGAGATGTTGTCCTTTGTCctccctagcatagccaaaagggttaggactaggagagaaaagAAAACTGTGGCTCAAAGGTCCCCCAGAAAGAAGATTAATGTTCCAACCTCTTCCAAGACAACGGTGGCAGTCGAGAGTTCCCTCAAGAGGAAAGTTCATGGTCCAaccaaatcttggagcaaagtgGTTCCCAAGAAAAATAAGACCaagtttgttgttgttgagtcTGACTCAGATGTTCCTTGTAATGTCTCTGACATTCTGTCAAAGAAGAATccaaccactagcaagcttgcagctagtgtccctgaggtaccaATTGACAACATATCTTTTCATTTTGCTTCAAGTGTAAACAGGTGGAAATATGTTTATCAGAAGAGGCTGGCTTTGGAAAGGGAATTAGCTCAGAATGTCCTAGACTGTAAGGATATTATGGATCTTATTCAAGAGGATGGTTTGATGAAGACTGTGACTCAGTTTTCAAAGTGCTATGAGATGTTGGTAAAGGAATTTATTGTTAATTTGTCTGAAGAATGTGTTGATGGCAAGTCTAAGGAATTCAGGAAAGTGTATGTGAGAGGCAAGTGTGTAAATTTCTCTCCTTCAGTGATCAACAAGTATTTGGGAAGGTCTGATGAagctcaacctgagcttgag GTAAGCAAGTGGCCTCTCAAAGGAAAATTGGTGGCAAGTAAACTGAGTGTCAAGTATGCAATGCTGCACAAGATTGGAGTTGCTAACTGGGTGCCCACCAATCATAAATCTACAGTTGATGTAATGCTTGGAAAGTTTATAtatgctgttggaaccaaagccAAATTTGACTATGGCTCATATATTTTTTATCAAACTTTGAAGCATGCAGgaagcttcagtgtgaagggtcctatagcctttccttctcTCATATGTGGTATTGTTTTGAATCAGTTTCCAAACATCTTAACTGAGAATGATTTTGTGAAGAAAAGAGACAGCCCTATGTCTTTCAATCATAAGTTGTTCTTAGGTACccatgtccctgacattgtcatgacatcaggtGAGACATCACGTGTAAGCAATCAGCCAGGTAAAACTGCTGTCATTGCAATGCTCAAACAAACCTGCAGGGAATtagaggcaaggaagctgaaCTTGGAAAAATTGATTAGCTCTTTGGAGATGAATGAAGGTGATGTGCTAGCTGATGGTGGAGAATTTGGTGAAGTTGCGGCTATTGCAGAAGAAGCTGAAAGACAAGGTGAAGAGGGAGAAGCAGATGCCAGTCCTGATGATGGCACAAATGGTGATGCTGACTCTGAGCCAGATGACTAG